Proteins encoded within one genomic window of Mesobacillus subterraneus:
- a CDS encoding chromate transporter — MKQRDLFLAFFRVGILGYGGGPSSIPLVHKEVVEKYKWMDSDEFGDVLALGNALPGPIATKMAGYIGYRVGGYLGMINALAATMIPAIILMILLLTGLNSYKDEPWVKGMAEAVVPVVAVMLAVLTWDFIKKSGKSKLGWVWTAVALIGSLVLLQFFNLHPAILIFVLLLGALLKKDPAPVENKQTGGEQQ, encoded by the coding sequence TTGAAACAACGAGATTTATTCTTAGCGTTTTTTCGCGTGGGAATCCTTGGCTATGGAGGCGGCCCGTCTTCGATTCCGCTTGTACATAAGGAAGTGGTAGAAAAATATAAATGGATGGACTCTGATGAGTTCGGTGATGTCCTTGCTTTGGGAAATGCACTGCCAGGCCCGATTGCTACGAAAATGGCTGGCTATATAGGCTATCGAGTAGGGGGATATCTTGGCATGATCAATGCTCTGGCAGCAACGATGATCCCGGCGATTATCCTGATGATCCTCCTCTTGACCGGCCTGAACTCATACAAAGATGAGCCATGGGTGAAAGGTATGGCGGAGGCTGTTGTTCCAGTTGTTGCAGTCATGCTTGCTGTCCTTACATGGGATTTTATCAAGAAGTCAGGTAAATCAAAGCTTGGATGGGTCTGGACAGCTGTGGCGCTAATAGGCAGTCTGGTTCTTCTTCAATTCTTCAATCTGCATCCCGCTATTTTGATTTTTGTCTTGCTGCTCGGTGCCTTGCTGAAAAAAGACCCTGCTCCAGTTGAAAACAAACAAACAGGAGGGGAGCAGCAATGA
- a CDS encoding chromate transporter, with protein MIYFHIFLDFFIPGILGYGGGPASIPLIENEVVDRYEWMSVNEFSEVLAMGNALPGPIATKMAGYIGYAEGGILGAIVGVFATVAPSLILMISLLGLLMKFKDSPRVKRLTIVVRPVIAVLLGVMTYDFFFSSYEGVGLMQTILIGGISFILMEKLKVHPAYVIAGSLVYGALVLS; from the coding sequence ATGATTTACTTTCATATATTTTTGGACTTTTTCATTCCCGGGATTTTAGGATATGGAGGTGGACCTGCCTCCATACCGTTAATTGAAAATGAAGTTGTTGACCGCTATGAATGGATGTCTGTCAACGAATTCAGTGAAGTGCTGGCAATGGGCAACGCCCTGCCAGGCCCGATTGCAACTAAGATGGCTGGGTATATTGGATATGCAGAAGGCGGAATCCTCGGTGCTATCGTTGGGGTATTTGCCACGGTCGCACCATCCTTAATCCTAATGATCAGCCTGCTCGGACTTTTAATGAAGTTCAAAGATTCCCCGCGTGTCAAAAGGCTGACAATCGTCGTCCGCCCTGTCATTGCCGTCCTTTTAGGAGTCATGACCTATGATTTCTTTTTCTCTTCCTATGAGGGGGTCGGTCTAATGCAGACCATTCTGATTGGCGGAATCAGCTTCATCCTGATGGAAAAATTGAAAGTCCACCCTGCATATGTCATCGCAGGTTCCCTTGTTTACGGCGCCCTTGTTTTATCGTGA
- a CDS encoding methionine ABC transporter ATP-binding protein: MIEVKSLVKIYETKKGSVTGVDHVSLKVAKGEIYGIVGYSGAGKSSLIRCLNLLEKPTSGEIHIDGVELTSLNKNDLRKARLKIGMIFQHFHLVSAKTVSENIAFALKAAGLPKAKIQDRVTELLDMVGLSDKKDVYPAQLSGGQKQRVGIARALANNPSVLLCDEATSALDPSTTKSILSLLKKINSELGITIVLITHEMEVVKTICDRMAVMQDGKIIEEGNVYDVFANPQQTLTKDFVNSILQFELPERLLEERQGKLIKIYFQGEIAEEGVISDVFQTFKVRGNILHGKIEYIQDIPLGIFIMEVTGEQMEIERAIAYIAARTTNLEVIGDAA, encoded by the coding sequence ATGATTGAAGTGAAAAGCCTGGTCAAGATATACGAAACGAAAAAAGGGTCAGTTACAGGTGTTGACCATGTTTCATTAAAAGTAGCAAAGGGCGAGATATATGGAATTGTCGGTTATAGCGGTGCCGGGAAAAGTTCTTTGATACGATGCCTGAACCTCCTTGAAAAGCCGACATCAGGAGAGATACATATTGACGGAGTAGAGCTTACTTCTTTGAATAAAAATGACCTTAGAAAGGCGCGCTTGAAAATTGGGATGATCTTTCAGCATTTCCATCTTGTCAGCGCAAAGACAGTTAGTGAAAATATTGCATTTGCGTTGAAAGCAGCCGGCCTTCCGAAAGCAAAAATACAGGATAGAGTGACAGAGCTCCTTGATATGGTTGGTCTTTCGGATAAAAAGGATGTCTATCCGGCACAATTGTCAGGCGGACAGAAACAGCGTGTCGGCATCGCCAGGGCGCTGGCGAACAATCCATCAGTGCTTTTGTGTGATGAAGCTACTTCCGCTCTTGATCCGAGCACGACGAAATCGATTCTATCTCTACTTAAAAAGATTAATAGTGAATTGGGGATCACCATTGTCCTCATCACCCATGAGATGGAAGTCGTCAAGACGATCTGTGACAGGATGGCGGTCATGCAGGATGGGAAAATCATTGAAGAAGGCAATGTTTATGATGTTTTCGCGAATCCCCAGCAGACGCTCACAAAGGACTTCGTCAACTCCATCCTTCAATTCGAATTGCCGGAAAGGTTGCTGGAGGAGCGTCAAGGAAAGCTGATCAAGATTTATTTCCAGGGTGAGATTGCTGAAGAGGGTGTCATTTCAGATGTTTTCCAAACCTTTAAGGTGCGCGGCAATATCCTCCATGGGAAAATCGAATATATTCAGGACATTCCACTGGGGATTTTCATCATGGAGGTCACGGGAGAACAAATGGAGATTGAGCGGGCGATTGCCTACATAGCGGCAAGGACGACAAATCTGGAGGTGATTGGTGATGCTGCTTGA
- a CDS encoding methionine ABC transporter permease, with product MLLDNLIELLPELNKAFFETIYMVGISILVAIIVGLPTGVLLFVTDKGLFLENQVFKNIASFIVNMIRSVPFIILLIALLPLANLIAGSTIGPTAASVSLSVAAIPFFARIVEQSFREIDKGVIEAAVATGATPWMIIKDVLIPEAKPGIVQGVTITIISLVAYSAMAGIVGGGGVGDLAIRFGYYRYDNTIMITTVIILICLVQLIQFGGDRIARVVDKR from the coding sequence ATGCTGCTTGATAACCTTATTGAACTATTGCCTGAATTGAACAAAGCATTTTTTGAAACAATCTATATGGTTGGCATCTCCATCCTTGTCGCAATAATTGTCGGCTTGCCTACTGGGGTTCTGCTTTTTGTCACTGATAAAGGACTTTTTCTGGAAAATCAAGTTTTTAAAAATATTGCCAGCTTCATCGTCAATATGATTCGCTCGGTTCCATTCATCATCTTGTTGATCGCTCTCTTGCCACTCGCGAATTTGATTGCGGGTTCGACAATCGGGCCGACAGCCGCATCTGTATCTTTATCGGTCGCGGCAATCCCGTTCTTTGCGAGAATCGTAGAACAAAGCTTTCGGGAAATCGATAAGGGTGTCATCGAAGCTGCTGTTGCGACAGGCGCAACGCCGTGGATGATTATTAAAGATGTCCTTATACCAGAGGCTAAGCCTGGCATCGTTCAGGGTGTGACCATCACGATCATCAGCCTTGTTGCCTATTCGGCAATGGCCGGCATTGTCGGCGGTGGCGGAGTCGGTGACCTCGCGATCCGCTTCGGTTATTACAGATACGACAATACAATCATGATCACGACAGTCATCATCCTGATTTGCCTCGTCCAGCTGATCCAGTTTGGCGGAGACAGAATTGCAAGAGTAGTAGACAAAAGGTAA
- a CDS encoding MetQ/NlpA family ABC transporter substrate-binding protein — translation MRKLFFSVVLFLSIGLLAACGSDSSSSGDAKKVTFGATSGPYSDMVSKAIKPLLEKKGYEVKVVEFSDYIQPNLALSKDDLDANLFQHKVYMENFAKEHKLELSEVIVVPTAPMGIYSKKFNSLDEVAEGSAIAIPNDPTNAARAFLILEDAGLIKLDPNADPLTVSEKDVKDNVKKLQFKPIEAAQLPRAVDSVDLSAVPGNFALAAKMDLLEALQLENMPDQYRNRVVINTKDEDALFAKDIKEVVESAEFEEIIDEEFKGFGKPEWMK, via the coding sequence ATGAGAAAATTATTCTTTTCAGTAGTGTTATTTTTATCAATCGGACTGCTCGCTGCATGCGGCAGCGACTCATCATCCAGCGGAGATGCAAAAAAAGTGACATTCGGAGCGACATCCGGTCCATACAGCGATATGGTCTCAAAAGCCATCAAGCCACTTCTTGAGAAAAAAGGCTATGAAGTGAAAGTAGTCGAGTTCAGCGATTACATCCAGCCGAACCTGGCATTGTCAAAGGATGATCTTGACGCTAACCTGTTCCAGCACAAGGTTTATATGGAAAACTTCGCGAAAGAACATAAGCTTGAACTATCGGAAGTCATCGTCGTGCCAACAGCGCCAATGGGGATTTACTCTAAGAAGTTCAATTCACTGGATGAAGTTGCAGAGGGTTCTGCCATCGCGATTCCAAATGACCCGACAAATGCAGCACGCGCCTTCTTGATTCTTGAAGACGCTGGCTTGATTAAGCTTGACCCTAATGCTGACCCACTTACCGTTTCTGAAAAAGATGTAAAAGACAATGTCAAGAAACTGCAGTTCAAGCCAATTGAAGCAGCACAGCTTCCAAGAGCAGTAGATAGCGTCGACCTTTCAGCTGTACCTGGCAACTTTGCGCTTGCAGCAAAAATGGACCTGCTTGAGGCACTGCAGCTGGAAAATATGCCAGACCAATACCGCAACCGTGTCGTCATCAATACAAAAGACGAGGATGCCCTATTTGCAAAGGACATCAAAGAAGTCGTAGAATCTGCAGAATTTGAAGAAATCATCGATGAAGAATTCAAAGGCTTCGGAAAGCCAGAATGGATGAAGTAA
- a CDS encoding DUF445 domain-containing protein, with the protein MENRDKRSRHLAAISLAIMGAGFLATMPFQESLIGKLLMGGFEAGLVGGLADWFAVTALFRHPMGIPIPHTALLPKNRDKVTRALINMLENDWLTKESIMDKFKQIHILDKIFETVEKELHSESVKQSIQSFSLDVVKKIDVERFAPNIEQEIKGFLLSADSSELLQKASSHVLAKEYDAAAFNYVLKETEKWASQDEAKIVLGKLGKQAIDTTEADGLLKFAIQSFSNMITEEKVGNILQSFILKRMKNLQEEDNRYRHMILEKIRKELGSINEREALMSEIQNWKNMMVENMDLTGQIRGVLAKSKDRVIAFIEADSFVDNTVTPVVKRFIQEIKEDEGKVAAIESWLHAKIAGLIERNHSKIGKLVRENLDKLDTETLIDMMENNVGKDLQWIRVNGAVCGFLIGIGLTIFKLIVL; encoded by the coding sequence ATGGAAAATCGAGATAAGAGATCTAGACATTTGGCGGCTATTTCGCTGGCGATTATGGGGGCGGGGTTCCTCGCGACGATGCCGTTTCAGGAGTCATTGATTGGCAAACTGCTTATGGGAGGCTTTGAAGCCGGGCTTGTCGGGGGACTTGCGGACTGGTTTGCTGTAACAGCACTATTCAGGCATCCGATGGGCATCCCAATTCCTCACACCGCGCTTCTGCCGAAAAATCGTGATAAAGTAACGCGCGCGTTAATTAATATGCTTGAAAATGACTGGCTCACGAAAGAGAGCATCATGGATAAGTTCAAGCAGATTCATATTCTGGATAAAATTTTTGAAACGGTTGAGAAGGAACTGCATTCTGAGTCTGTTAAGCAGAGCATCCAGTCATTCAGCCTGGATGTCGTGAAAAAAATAGATGTAGAAAGATTTGCGCCAAATATTGAACAGGAAATCAAAGGCTTCCTTCTATCAGCAGATTCCTCTGAGCTCTTGCAGAAAGCCTCCAGCCACGTATTGGCGAAAGAATATGATGCGGCAGCATTTAATTATGTACTGAAGGAGACGGAGAAGTGGGCGTCGCAGGATGAAGCAAAAATAGTTCTTGGCAAACTTGGAAAACAAGCAATTGATACTACGGAAGCGGATGGTCTGTTGAAATTTGCCATTCAATCATTCAGCAATATGATCACCGAAGAAAAAGTCGGCAACATTTTGCAGTCCTTTATTTTAAAAAGAATGAAAAACCTGCAGGAGGAAGATAATCGCTACCGCCATATGATTCTTGAGAAAATCCGCAAAGAACTTGGCAGCATAAATGAGCGCGAAGCATTAATGTCCGAAATCCAGAATTGGAAAAACATGATGGTTGAGAATATGGATCTAACTGGACAAATCAGGGGTGTACTGGCAAAGTCAAAGGATCGTGTCATTGCTTTCATCGAAGCAGACAGCTTTGTTGACAATACCGTGACTCCAGTGGTGAAAAGGTTCATACAGGAGATCAAAGAAGATGAGGGTAAAGTGGCGGCGATCGAGAGCTGGCTCCACGCTAAAATAGCAGGCCTGATTGAAAGAAATCATTCGAAGATCGGCAAGCTTGTTCGTGAGAATCTAGACAAGCTTGATACGGAAACACTGATTGATATGATGGAAAACAACGTCGGTAAAGACCTGCAATGGATCAGGGTGAACGGTGCTGTCTGTGGATTCCTGATTGGTATCGGCTTGACGATTTTTAAGCTTATTGTTTTGTGA
- a CDS encoding cupin domain-containing protein, with amino-acid sequence MEKVNISEKFSLFSDYWSPKIAGEINDMHVKFAKLKGEFIWNKHDHEDEMFLVMKGKLLLKFRDNDVHLEEGEFMIVPKGVEHLPIAEEEAHVIFFEPKSTVNTGEEVNERTVSDLSSI; translated from the coding sequence ATGGAGAAGGTAAATATCAGCGAAAAGTTCTCGCTTTTTAGTGACTATTGGAGTCCAAAAATTGCCGGGGAAATCAATGATATGCATGTTAAGTTCGCCAAGCTGAAGGGTGAGTTCATCTGGAATAAACATGATCATGAGGATGAAATGTTTCTCGTCATGAAAGGAAAGCTGCTGCTTAAGTTCAGGGATAATGATGTGCACCTGGAAGAAGGAGAATTCATGATTGTTCCAAAAGGAGTGGAGCATCTTCCCATTGCGGAGGAGGAAGCGCATGTCATCTTCTTTGAACCAAAATCAACCGTTAATACAGGTGAAGAAGTGAATGAAAGAACAGTTTCCGATCTTTCATCTATATAA
- a CDS encoding STAS domain-containing protein translates to MAIISHSTPTRIGAIPLFNLDAIKNQQILNKINENILIANEDYKIVFINDSAMKLLAQIGPYVGINDPEEFIGRDVGEFHGSRPQKILAKGEFPHSASITFFNKFSAEIMVDILTNNEGKECGFILTWKDVTEFEETLEENRKQLQILDMPVIPLSVDSAVLVPIMGKLTEDRLELLGEKILSHSAHQGNQFVIFDFTGVSDELDASIAFHLQQVINALKLMGVQSIYVGISPEMAKSIVLNGLHVNVPTFNTFVHGIRYVWKETGFELVKIEE, encoded by the coding sequence TTGGCTATAATTTCACATAGTACGCCTACTAGAATTGGAGCGATCCCTTTGTTCAATCTCGATGCAATAAAAAATCAACAAATTTTAAATAAAATCAATGAGAATATTTTGATTGCAAATGAGGATTACAAAATCGTTTTTATTAATGATTCTGCAATGAAATTATTAGCGCAAATTGGCCCTTATGTAGGAATTAATGATCCAGAAGAATTTATCGGGAGGGACGTAGGAGAGTTCCATGGCAGCCGCCCACAGAAAATCCTCGCCAAAGGTGAGTTCCCTCATTCTGCAAGCATCACTTTTTTCAATAAATTTTCGGCTGAAATTATGGTGGATATACTAACCAATAATGAAGGAAAGGAATGCGGATTTATCCTTACGTGGAAGGATGTAACCGAATTTGAAGAAACACTGGAGGAAAACAGAAAACAGCTTCAAATTCTTGATATGCCCGTCATCCCGCTTTCGGTGGACTCAGCAGTACTCGTTCCGATTATGGGAAAATTAACTGAAGATCGACTGGAATTGCTAGGGGAAAAAATCCTCTCACACAGCGCCCATCAAGGCAATCAGTTTGTCATTTTTGACTTTACCGGTGTTTCGGATGAACTGGATGCATCCATAGCGTTCCATCTGCAGCAGGTCATCAATGCCTTGAAGCTCATGGGTGTGCAATCAATTTATGTAGGAATCAGTCCAGAAATGGCCAAATCCATCGTGTTGAATGGTTTGCATGTTAATGTTCCAACTTTTAATACATTTGTCCATGGAATTCGCTACGTGTGGAAAGAAACTGGATTTGAACTAGTGAAAATTGAAGAATAA
- a CDS encoding DoxX family protein, translating into MFAEWLRGNKIAAGLLTVIRLWLGYNWMVAGWHKMTGEGFDATGYLKNAVANPVKGPDGNMVYSWYVSFLENFALPNIELFNFIVPVGEFLVGVGLILGCLTTAAMFFGLLMNFSFFLAGTVSHNPTDIFFGFIILFAGFNAGKYGLDHWVIPYIRKTIFKQKASTK; encoded by the coding sequence ATGTTTGCTGAATGGCTAAGGGGAAACAAGATTGCTGCTGGCCTGCTGACGGTTATAAGATTATGGCTAGGCTACAACTGGATGGTTGCTGGATGGCATAAAATGACTGGGGAAGGCTTTGATGCAACTGGATATTTGAAAAATGCCGTCGCCAATCCGGTAAAAGGTCCTGATGGAAACATGGTTTATAGCTGGTATGTCTCTTTTCTGGAAAACTTCGCGCTGCCGAACATTGAGCTTTTCAACTTCATAGTACCGGTTGGTGAATTCCTTGTCGGTGTGGGACTCATCCTCGGCTGCCTGACAACTGCTGCCATGTTCTTCGGGTTATTGATGAACTTCAGCTTCTTCCTTGCCGGTACCGTATCCCACAATCCAACAGATATTTTCTTCGGATTCATTATCCTCTTCGCCGGTTTTAACGCAGGCAAATACGGGTTGGACCACTGGGTAATACCATATATTCGAAAAACAATCTTCAAACAGAAAGCATCTACTAAATGA
- a CDS encoding DoxX family membrane protein — protein MFANWLRENNIAAGLLTVIRVWLGYNWMTAGWGKLTGDGFNATGYLKNAVANPVKGPDGHMVYGWYVNFLESFAIPNVEIFNFIVPLGEFLVGLGLLLGTLTTAAMFFGLVMNFSFFLAGTVSHNPTDIFFGFIILFAGYNAGKYGLDRWVVPFIRKTVFKREVETAHKAV, from the coding sequence ATGTTTGCTAATTGGTTAAGAGAAAACAATATTGCTGCTGGCCTGTTGACTGTCATCAGGGTTTGGCTCGGATATAACTGGATGACTGCCGGATGGGGCAAATTGACTGGTGATGGATTTAATGCGACTGGATATTTGAAAAACGCAGTGGCGAATCCAGTTAAAGGTCCTGACGGTCACATGGTTTATGGTTGGTACGTGAACTTCCTTGAAAGCTTCGCGATCCCGAACGTCGAAATATTCAACTTCATCGTGCCGCTAGGTGAATTCCTTGTAGGACTTGGATTATTGCTTGGAACACTGACAACTGCCGCTATGTTCTTCGGCCTGGTAATGAACTTCAGTTTCTTCCTGGCGGGAACAGTATCTCACAACCCAACTGACATCTTCTTCGGCTTCATCATCCTGTTCGCCGGCTACAACGCTGGTAAATACGGTCTGGACCGCTGGGTCGTTCCATTCATCCGTAAAACTGTATTCAAAAGAGAAGTTGAGACTGCGCATAAAGCAGTTTAA
- a CDS encoding MFS transporter has translation MDQQSGATQPNPGTEKIWSRDFLFIFLANFFIFLGFQMTLPTIPLFVEQLGGNDQLIGFVVGIFTFSALLVRPFAGRMLETKGRGFVYLIGLAIFVVSVGSFGFAVSIAFLFLMRVVQGVGWGFSTTASGTIATDLIPPRRRGEGMGYFGLSGNVALAMGPTLGLALAEIITFKQLFLASAFLGLTAFLLASRITYKKVEKSDREVERRRWDVYEKSALQPSLLLLFITVTFGGIASFLPLYSAQKGIEGIQWYFFIFAMALMLSRSFAGKIYDKKGHGAIFLPGTFLIMVAMILLAWLPNSLVMFIAAGLYGFGFGSVQPALQAWAVQDAPMNRKGMANATFFSFFDLGVGVGAMAFGQIGHWLGYGSIYIASTISVSISIILYIFMGRRTVRN, from the coding sequence ATGGACCAACAATCAGGAGCAACTCAACCAAATCCGGGCACTGAGAAAATCTGGAGCAGGGATTTTTTATTCATCTTCCTTGCTAACTTTTTTATTTTTCTTGGATTTCAAATGACATTGCCAACGATACCATTGTTTGTAGAGCAGCTTGGTGGCAATGACCAGCTGATTGGTTTCGTCGTAGGAATCTTCACTTTTTCAGCATTGCTTGTCCGTCCTTTCGCAGGGAGAATGCTTGAAACGAAGGGGAGAGGCTTTGTTTACTTGATTGGCCTGGCCATATTCGTGGTCTCGGTGGGCTCATTTGGGTTTGCAGTCAGCATCGCCTTCTTGTTTTTAATGAGGGTAGTGCAGGGAGTTGGCTGGGGTTTTTCTACTACTGCTTCTGGCACAATTGCTACGGATTTAATCCCTCCACGCCGCAGAGGGGAAGGGATGGGCTACTTTGGGCTCTCCGGAAACGTTGCGCTTGCGATGGGACCGACTCTCGGACTCGCACTTGCTGAAATTATTACATTCAAACAGCTGTTTTTAGCTAGTGCCTTTCTCGGCCTGACTGCGTTCCTATTAGCATCAAGGATCACGTATAAAAAAGTTGAAAAAAGCGACAGGGAAGTGGAACGGCGCAGATGGGATGTATATGAGAAATCCGCATTACAGCCATCTTTATTATTATTGTTCATCACGGTGACTTTTGGAGGAATCGCGTCCTTTCTGCCCCTCTATTCCGCCCAGAAAGGTATTGAGGGAATTCAGTGGTACTTTTTTATTTTTGCGATGGCTCTGATGCTGTCACGTTCCTTTGCAGGCAAGATCTATGATAAAAAGGGGCACGGTGCGATTTTCCTGCCAGGGACGTTTTTAATCATGGTCGCGATGATTCTGCTGGCATGGCTGCCGAATAGCCTAGTTATGTTCATCGCAGCAGGGTTATATGGATTCGGGTTTGGGTCCGTCCAGCCGGCACTGCAAGCATGGGCAGTCCAGGATGCGCCAATGAATCGCAAGGGTATGGCAAACGCAACCTTCTTCTCTTTTTTCGATTTAGGGGTTGGGGTCGGCGCAATGGCTTTTGGCCAGATTGGGCACTGGCTCGGATATGGCAGCATCTACATTGCCTCAACCATTTCCGTTTCCATCTCGATTATCTTATATATTTTTATGGGAAGAAGAACCGTGAGAAATTAG
- a CDS encoding MBL fold metallo-hydrolase, which translates to MYFKSFFDDQLAHMSYLIGCQRTGEAIVIDPARNIQPYLDIAKKEGFNISAATETHIHADYLSGARELAHHHGAKLYVSDEGDKDWKYQYVNQYEHELLTEGSTFHIGNIYFEVIHTPGHTPESISFLLTDKGGGANEPMGIFTGDFLFVGDVGRPDLLEKAAGIKDTSESGARQMFESLRKVEKLSDFLQVWPAHGAGSACGKSLGAVPMSTLGYEKKFNWAFQINEEDKFVEELLAGQPEPPKYFAEMKKLNKVGPELLRREETPKVSLSAAGNAAVVDTRPAEEFADGHAEGTINIPYNKSFTNWAGWLLSYDEDIVLIADPEILPDVEKSLQSIGLDQVIGFIDPKELDGQLEEYKTVTASDAKELMEDENYFVIDVRNQSEWDSGHIPGAHHLMLGNLNDNLDQVPKDKKIIAHCQSGARSAIGTSLLLKNDFKDVVNLEGGFSAWEEEGLPVKKN; encoded by the coding sequence ATGTATTTCAAATCTTTTTTTGATGATCAACTAGCACATATGTCTTATTTGATAGGCTGCCAGCGAACGGGTGAAGCTATTGTCATTGACCCGGCGAGAAACATCCAGCCTTACCTGGATATCGCAAAAAAAGAAGGCTTCAATATCTCTGCAGCAACAGAAACTCATATTCACGCAGACTATCTCTCAGGTGCAAGAGAGCTTGCCCACCATCATGGGGCCAAGCTTTATGTATCAGACGAAGGGGATAAAGACTGGAAGTATCAGTATGTCAATCAATATGAGCATGAATTGCTGACTGAGGGATCGACTTTTCATATCGGAAATATTTATTTCGAAGTTATCCACACACCGGGCCATACACCCGAAAGCATCTCATTCCTATTGACTGACAAGGGCGGCGGAGCTAATGAACCGATGGGCATATTCACCGGTGACTTCCTGTTCGTAGGCGATGTCGGCCGCCCAGACCTCTTGGAAAAAGCGGCAGGCATCAAAGATACATCTGAATCAGGGGCACGCCAAATGTTCGAATCGCTTCGTAAAGTGGAAAAACTGTCGGACTTTCTGCAGGTATGGCCAGCACACGGCGCAGGCAGTGCATGCGGAAAATCCCTCGGCGCTGTGCCGATGTCCACTTTAGGCTATGAAAAAAAATTCAATTGGGCTTTTCAGATCAACGAGGAGGATAAATTCGTTGAAGAACTGCTTGCAGGTCAGCCAGAACCTCCAAAGTACTTCGCAGAAATGAAAAAGCTCAATAAAGTTGGACCAGAATTACTTCGTCGTGAAGAAACACCTAAGGTTTCATTATCTGCTGCTGGCAATGCAGCCGTTGTTGACACCCGCCCGGCAGAGGAGTTCGCGGACGGACATGCAGAAGGGACAATTAATATCCCGTACAATAAATCCTTCACGAACTGGGCAGGCTGGCTATTAAGCTATGATGAGGATATCGTGCTGATTGCTGATCCTGAAATATTACCTGATGTGGAAAAGTCCCTGCAGTCAATCGGACTTGACCAGGTCATTGGCTTCATCGATCCGAAAGAACTTGATGGTCAGTTGGAAGAGTACAAGACCGTAACGGCAAGCGATGCAAAAGAATTGATGGAAGACGAAAACTACTTTGTGATCGATGTCCGCAACCAGAGTGAGTGGGACAGCGGCCATATTCCAGGTGCCCACCATCTGATGCTGGGAAACCTGAATGATAACCTTGATCAGGTTCCTAAAGACAAGAAAATCATCGCACACTGCCAGTCAGGCGCACGCTCGGCAATCGGTACAAGCCTGCTTTTGAAAAATGACTTTAAGGACGTAGTCAATCTCGAAGGCGGCTTCTCCGCATGGGAAGAAGAAGGACTACCTGTGAAAAAAAACTAA
- a CDS encoding response regulator transcription factor, whose product MKILVIEDNESVCAMIEMFFSKEGIRGEFVNDGLKGYEAFKNEEWDLLIVDWMLPGMDGVTLCRKIRQEGSDVPIIMLTAKDSESDQVLGLEMGADDYVTKPFSPLALMARIKAVARRYQKLKPEENSEVGTSLIKINKETREVTLAGKPVTNLTPKEFDLLIFFAQHPRQVFTREQLLERVWGYQFYGDERTVDVHIKRLRKKIGTPEQPLFHTVWGVGYKFDESMDGHEG is encoded by the coding sequence GTGAAAATTTTAGTCATTGAGGATAATGAAAGTGTCTGCGCGATGATTGAGATGTTCTTTTCAAAAGAGGGCATCCGGGGCGAGTTTGTGAATGATGGACTGAAGGGGTACGAGGCTTTTAAAAATGAAGAATGGGATTTGCTGATTGTCGACTGGATGCTGCCTGGGATGGATGGTGTGACTTTGTGCCGGAAGATCAGGCAGGAGGGCAGCGATGTGCCAATCATCATGCTGACGGCAAAGGACAGTGAGTCGGATCAGGTTCTTGGTCTGGAAATGGGTGCTGATGATTATGTGACGAAGCCTTTCAGTCCATTGGCTTTGATGGCAAGGATCAAGGCGGTGGCTCGCCGCTATCAGAAGTTAAAGCCAGAAGAGAACAGTGAAGTTGGGACAAGTCTCATTAAAATAAATAAAGAAACACGTGAAGTGACTCTGGCCGGCAAACCAGTCACTAACCTGACACCGAAGGAGTTCGATCTGCTTATCTTCTTCGCCCAGCATCCACGGCAGGTTTTTACAAGGGAGCAGCTTCTCGAGCGTGTCTGGGGTTACCAGTTTTACGGGGATGAGCGTACTGTAGATGTTCATATCAAGCGTCTGAGGAAAAAGATTGGCACGCCTGAACAGCCATTGTTCCATACTGTGTGGGGCGTGGGCTATAAATTTGATGAAAGTATGGATGGGCATGAAGGTTAA